ttttttcaatcccaGTGTTTGCTAAACCAGGTctaaatccttttcattctgacaGACACTTGTATCGGGAGTAGGGCGATGGGTTGAAAAGATGAtagtcaaataaactttttaagaGTTACACAATACTTACATTATCCCCAAGTCGAAGCAGCTCAACGCAGTTTTCAGCCAAGTAAGCCACGACGTCTTCGTGCTGGGCTAGTACAGCTACATGGAGTGCGTTCCTGCCGAACGTGTTCTGTGCTCGAGCGAGCGTGCGACCACCTTCAGCTTTCACCAAGTCCTGCACTGCTGCCAGGTCTCCTCGACGAACTGCGCCGTGAAGGGTTTCCCTTGACTCCTGGGTTATACAAAGCATATAAAACtgttacaatatattttaaagcTGCGTAGTTTTTAACGTCTGGTCTGCAAAATTTTGTTCTACATTGAGTTCAATCATTTCAAGCTGGTAGTTTAGTAGCATCgatattttagtaggtacgaGTTTCAACTCTTATTACATCtaaggtaggtacgagtatctGGTATCTACAGATGGCTGCTGTGGTCTCTGGATTTATCGTGTCTGGCCCtcatcatcacactaatcacactaatattataaaggcgaaagcgtgtgtgtgtgtgtgtgtgtgtatgtttgttactccttcacgcaaaaagtactggacggattgggctgaaatttggaatggagatagattataccctggattagcacataggctactttttatcccggaaaatcaaagagttcccacgggatttttcaaaaacctacatccacgcaaacgaagtcgcgggcatcacctagtggTTATATAAAATGGGGTTTTTTCAGGAATTGAAGACCGTTGTGCTTCAGATATAACGATTATAAAAGAACCAGTTAAATATTATTCATTCATGAATTCATCAATTCATGAATTCTGCTAACGAGCTCTCttgtattattaggtatatggaGTTCTTTTGGAATATTGTTATTCTAAGAAGGATTCCGTTTTTACGCAAGCAAAAAGGGATTCGAGAGCTATTCTATGTAATTTTCactcacatttttatttatatatttttgtaaagaaaaaagtCAACAGATAATTGGGTTacttttaattaggtacctcaaaagcagGTATCGATGCTAGCAAATTAATCATTTCTTCGTCCCCGCGCTGCGCTACCACTTCTGACATCGGCACGCCTTCTTCGTCAACTACATCCAAAATATGATCGTATCCTTGAAGAAGCAGCTCCATTATCTTATCAGTTTTCCCTGTAACATATTGTGCATTCATCAACTGGAATTGTAATCAGAATTTTGAGAAGTCCATACCTCCAAAGTAAaaataacccttataggatcactttgctgtctgtctgtctgtttgcctgcctgtcgtgtcaagaaaacctacagggtacttcccgttgacctagaatcatgaaatttggcaggtcagtcagtcagtactttgaattttatttgtattttcagAGAACCTGAAACGTAGAGCAATGTAcaatattaataggtatatgGAAATATCCGTAGTACTCTATACCTCTAGCAGCCAGATGCAAAACCCATCGGTCGATTTCAGTAGTGTTTTCCAACACATTGGCTTGTATGGAGACATCTCGAGCAGTGCGGTACAGTTCATCTCTATACCCAAGGCTCAGGTCCGATTCTTGCAACAGTTGGAATAACGCATTGTTGGTGTGAGTCCTTGCTGCCGCGAAATGTAGCATGGACTGTCCATGTTCATCCTGTATACAAAAGAagataaattgttaaaaatattgaaatgagaATATTTTCCTCTGTGGACGCAGCGACTGATCTGTAGTACATGTAACATGAAGTATATAATCGTTTGGAATCAAACTCAAAGATGGAatgactacctacctatctatatacctatagtacgcgacaggttgagatggcaatcgggatatgaggcgggaggacgaCGCCCCGCACACACGCACGTCACCTGCGCTCACCTGCAGTGGGTTAGCGAGGGGGCTGTGCAGGTGCGCGGTGTACGGGGGTGTCCCCactccggttgccatctcaacctgtcgcactCTATATCTACATATAGATGAGACCTCTTATCAACAGTCAACACTCGTTGAGGTTCAACACATCTAGTCATCCCAACATCGTTGCGTTCATTAGAATTACAACTATAACGCGTGTAATGCCACTAGACATCTAATATCTAGTACTAAaatgaaaattgtaatttttatggTAAGTATTGAACGCCTAAAgagctgaaaaataataaatgttaatgttaatttaatgtttttcaGCTCTTTAGACGTTGTGCAAAAAGTTGTTCACGATCCATGTTATTAAATCATCTTCGATTTTGTCTTTTAATCGATAAAATAGGTAAGGTTAAGAATTGACTAAGTTTATCTTACTCTATCAGCACTGCTATATGCCGCTTCTGGCGCATCGGGGCTGGTGTCCTGGTTCGATTCCACAGCAATCACGTCTATGGGCCGATGTAGACGCGTGGCGGTGCGGGTGGCTGTGCGTGCGGCCGTACGAGCTCTATCTTCTATTGCCTTCTCCATGGGTGGTTCTTCCTCATCCTCGTGACTCAGTGGTGGTTGTTCGTTGTCTGCTTCGGGCGTCTCTTTTGTTACTATTATACTTGTTTcctgtttaaaatatttaacgtCAGCGGTTCAGCTGGTAGGCGGTCTGATTAATAAAGTATCGAATGCCGGTCTGATATCGAACACtcaataaatatttgatttaatAACCTTAAGTCCCACATGATCATTATCCTCTATGtgtaattaaaagtaaaacacaAGCTAATATTAGTTGAACTTTAGACAACCTTCAAACTAAAAATAACCagaaaataatgaataaataatttaaaatgtaaacaaaatataggtataggtaataaaGTGGTCACCTGTGTTCCCAATCGAGTTTTCTCTTGTTCGGGAAAATTATGAAGAAACGTCGCAAGGAAAGCAACTGGATCCTTTGGTTTAACGTTAGCCACTTCGGTCAGACCTTTGATCAAAGGATCGCCGAGTGCTGCAAAAATATAATCCGGTTCATCGGTCTCGTACTGAAAGATATTGTTTTCCATTTTACACGGTAAAAATAGCTTACACTGAGCGAGGTATCTGCCTTCTTCGGTGTGAAAGATGGGAATGTCCATATGGCCGTTAGCGACGTGGTTCATACCTGAAACTGTTTAATTATTCACTAAGTTGGCCTTCGACATAATAACGCGGGACGTTAAAAAGAAAGATCGTATTTCCACCTAAGCCACCGGCACGGTTCGAATGACGTGGATATTAAAAATATCCTAAAgataaattaagtatattttatttatattgagtCCGATACACATTGCCTACTATGTTACATTAAGTACTATCGGAGTTTCATATGATTTATAACTGTCTACGGATTGCTTcgcatatatt
This genomic stretch from Maniola jurtina chromosome 15, ilManJurt1.1, whole genome shotgun sequence harbors:
- the LOC123872347 gene encoding ankyrin repeat-containing protein At5g02620; translated protein: MNHVANGHMDIPIFHTEEGRYLAQSLGDPLIKGLTEVANVKPKDPVAFLATFLHNFPEQEKTRLGTQETSIIVTKETPEADNEQPPLSHEDEEEPPMEKAIEDRARTAARTATRTATRLHRPIDVIAVESNQDTSPDAPEAAYSSADRDEHGQSMLHFAAARTHTNNALFQLLQESDLSLGYRDELYRTARDVSIQANVLENTTEIDRWVLHLAARGKTDKIMELLLQGYDHILDVVDEEGVPMSEVVAQRGDEEMINLLASIPAFEESRETLHGAVRRGDLAAVQDLVKAEGGRTLARAQNTFGRNALHVAVLAQHEDVVAYLAENCVELLRLGDNLERTPLHYAMGVNKMESLSHLLIQAGAKRVLKDLKGRQPSYYFMNKSDILRLKEEEEAY